From the genome of Vicia villosa cultivar HV-30 ecotype Madison, WI linkage group LG2, Vvil1.0, whole genome shotgun sequence, one region includes:
- the LOC131650052 gene encoding uncharacterized protein LOC131650052, with amino-acid sequence MDCTPAQKVRYDTHMLAKEADDWWLETLARLEFSGDEVTWNVFRREFLRKYYPEDVRGKKEIEFLELTQGNKFVTEYAAKFTELIKFYPHFDGEGAEFSKCIKFQNGLHSDIKKAVGYQKIRLFPDLVDSCRIFEEDSNAHHKMVSDRRGKNQQSRGKPYDVGKGKQRVIHDVVRWDMQCLIASIRTWYVSRVAKRDTLVASVQRRRHNPMERCLL; translated from the exons atggattgcactcctgcTCAGAAGGTTAGATATGACACTCATATGCTGGCtaaggaagctgatgattggtggttaGAGACGCTTGCTAGGTTGGAGTTTTCAGGTGACGAAGTCACTTGGAATGTGTTCcgtagggaatttctgaggaagtactatcctgaagatgttcggggtaagAAAGAGATAGAATTCCTAGAGTTGACGCAAGGGAACAAGTTCGTGactgagtatgctgccaagttcacTGAGTTGATTAAGTTCTATCCTCACTTTGATGGCGAAGGTgctgaattttctaagtgcatcaaGTTTCAGAATGGGTTACACTCGGATATCAAGAAGGCTGTTGGGTACCAAAAGATCCGTTTGTTTCCTGATTTGGTTGACAGTTGTAGGATCTTTGAGGAAGATAGTAATGCTCATCACAAGATGGTTAGTGATAGAAGGGGCAAGAATCAACAAAgccgtgggaaaccgtatgatgttGGTAAAGGGAAACAAAGAGTTATTCATG ATGTGGTAAGATGGGACATGCAATGTCTGATTGCAAGCATAAGGACATGGTATGTTTCACGTGTGGCGAAGAGGGACACATTGGTAGCCAGTGTCCAAAGAAGAAGGCACAATCCGATGGAAAGGTGTTTGCTTTAG